One genomic window of Solanum dulcamara chromosome 10, daSolDulc1.2, whole genome shotgun sequence includes the following:
- the LOC129870339 gene encoding heterogeneous nuclear ribonucleoprotein 1-like, whose product MQVDLSKLFVGGISWDTDDERLKEYFSTYGEVVEAVIMKDRTTGRARGFGFVVFADPAAAERVVKEKHNIDGRMVEAKRAVPRDDQSTTSRSSPSLHGSPSPGPGRTKKIFVGGLASTVTETNFKQYFEQFGTITDAVVMYDHNTQRPRGFGFITYDSEDAVDKVLLKSFHELNDKMVEVKRAVPKELSPGPSQSPLGRYSYGLNRMNNFLDGYAQGYSPNTVGGYGVSMDGRFSPITGSRSVFTPFGSGYGMGLNFEPGLNPGYGGSANVNSSLSYGRGLNPYYSSSRLGGGIGFDGGSRGGNSSFLNSANRNLWGDGGLHHGTNSTSSSNFLVPGSGNVGGANFSNSGVWGSSISSQGGGNVTSKNGNLGYVNGDSIYGLARGYGRNVTKRGTAMSSGSRGSYDGGALADFYGSGLGYDDHTWRPSNSEQEATSSLGYGLGNGPSDMSPQSSSGYVGSYGVGKRQPTRGIDG is encoded by the exons ATGCAAGTTGATCTCAGTAAGTTATTCGTTGGTGGAATTTCATGGGACACAGACGATGAGCGTCTAAAGGAGTATTTTAGTACTTATGGGGAGGTTGTAGAAGCTGTAATTATGAAGGATCGGACTACTGGTCGTGCTCGTGGTTTCGGTTTTGTGGTCTTTGCTGATCCTGCTGCCGCTGAGAGGGTAGTTAAGGAGAAACACAACATTGATGGCAGGATG GTTGAAGCAAAGAGGGCAGTTCCACGGGATGACCAGAGCACGACAAGTAGAAGTAGTCCTAGTCTTCATGGTTCTCCTAGTCCTGGTCCAGGACGTACAAAAAAGATTTTTGTTGGAGGTTTAGCATCCACTGTTACTGAGACTAACTTTAAGCAGTATTTTGAGCAATTTGGAACAATCACGGATGCAGTAGTTATGTATGATCATAACACTCAAAGGCCTAGAGGATTTGGATTCATCACTTATGATTCAGAGGATGCAGTGGATAAAGTCTTGCTCAAGTCTTTCCATGAGCTGAATGATAAAATGGTTGAGGTCAAGCGCGCTGTCCCCAAAGAGTTATCCCCAGGTCCTAGCCAAAGCCCACTTGGTCGGTACAGCTATGGATTAAATAGGATGAATAACTTCCTTGATGGTTATGCACAGGGATACTCTCCAAATACAGTTGGAGGATATGGAGTCAGTATGGATGGTAGATTTAGCCCCATCACTGGGAGTAGGAGTGTCTTTACTCCATTCGGTTCTGGTTATGGTATGGGTCTTAACTTTGAACCAGGCCTGAACCCAGGATACGGGGGAAGTGCAAATGTTAACAGTAGTTTAAGCTATGGACGGGGACTGAATCCGTATTATAGCTCAAGCAGACTTGGTGGTGGCATTGGGTTTGATGGAGGAAGCAGAGGAGGAAACTCTTCTTTCTTAAACTCAGCAAATCGCAATTTATGGGGTGATGGAGGACTGCACCATGGGACGAACTCGACAAGCTCTAGCAACTTTTTAGTACCTGGAAGTGGGAACGTTGGAGGAGCAAACTTTAGCAACAGTGGAGTTTGGGGTTCATCAATTTCCTCTCAAGGCGGAGGAAATGTTACAAGCAAAAATGGAAATCTTGGTTATGTGAATGGAGACAGCATATATGGGTTGGCAAGAGGCTATGGCAGAAACGTCACAAAGCGCGGAACCGCTATGTCTTCAGGATCCAGGGGTAGTTATGATGGGGGAGCTTTAGCTGATTTCTATGGTAGTGGTTTGGGATATGATGATCACACTTGGCGTCCTTCAAATTCTGAGCAGGAAGCAACCAGTTCTCTTGGTTATGGACTAGGCAATGGACCTTCTGACATGTCACCTCAAAGTTCTTCAGGTTATGTTGGTAGTTATGGAGTTGGAAAAAGACAACCAACTAGAG GAATCGATGGCTAG
- the LOC129870989 gene encoding fasciclin-like arabinogalactan protein 7, with amino-acid sequence MHSRISRGPNGQFIIRIQENVLLYCCQLVITLLLALSTSVNGQTIGSPIQSPAPAPARAPAPQYTNLTELLSVAGPFHTFLEYLVSTKVIDTFQEQANNTEEGITLFVPKDSAFFKLKKPSLSNLTVDQLKSLCLFHALPHYYSLADFKNLSEISPVSTFAGGELYSLNFTYVSETVHLSSGWTNTKVSSAVLATYPVGVYQVDKILLPEAIFGTNIPPTQASAPAPAPVVDIAPDADSPDHGKNLATSSQDSSSRSSSHRMMSWGMLNHLFLAIVGGFLMLL; translated from the exons ATGCATAGTCGTATTAGTCGGGGTCCTAAT GGCCAATTTATAAtcagaattcaagaaaatgtaCTACTCTATTGTTGTCAACTTGTCATTACTCTGCTGTTAGCCCTTTCAACTTCAGTAAATGGCCAAACTATTGGATCACCAATTCAATCTCCTGCACCAGCACCAGCACGAGCACCAGCTCCACAATACACAAACCTAACTGAACTACTCTCGGTTGCTGGCCCGTTCCACACGTTCCTCGAGTACCTTGTATCCACAAAAGTCATCGATACGTTCCAAGAACAAGCCAACAACACAGAAGAAGGAATCACATTGTTTGTACCTAAAGACTCAGCCTTTTTTAAACTCAAGAAACCGTCTCTTTCGAATCTTACTGTTGATCAACTTAAATCCCTTTGCCTTTTTCATGCATTGCCACATTACTATAGTTTAGCTGATTTCAAGAACCTTAGTGAAATTAGCCCTGTTAGTACTTTTGCTGGAGGAGAATTGTATTCATTGAACTTCACTTATGTATCAGAGACCGTTCATCTTAGCTCAGGATGGACTAATACTAAAGTTAGTAGCGCAGTTCTTGCTACTTATCCGGTTGGTGTTTATCAGGTGGACAAAATTTTACTTCCTGAAGCAATTTTTGGGACTAATATACCACCAACACAAGCATCAGCACCAGCACCAGCACCAGTAGTAGACATTGCCCCGGATGCTGATAGTCCTGATCATGGCAAAAATTTAGCAACATCATCTCAGGATTCTTCATCGCGTTCGTCTTCTCATAGGATGATGAGTTGGGGCATGTTGAATCACTTGTTCTTGGCAATTGTTGGTGGATTCTTGATGTTGTTGTAA
- the LOC129870553 gene encoding heterogeneous nuclear ribonucleoprotein 1-like, translated as MGSRKNDFGDGASPGKIFIGGLAKETTLEQFVKYFEKYGEIIDSVIMKDRHTGRPRGFGFITYADPSVVDTVIAETHIINDKQVEIKRTIPKGSAESKDFKTKKVFVGGIPTTMNEDEFKGFFSKYGKVTDCEIIRDHVSKRSRGFGFIVFDEEQVVDNLLSEGNMIDMLGNQVEIKKAEPKKPSNPASGPAYGSESRGRAYNDSYGGFGNSYSSFGSGSFGPASYRSSGGMSGRFGDYGYGGGEFGGRYGDFGGGEFGSYRGDPSLGYSSRYGSYGGGYGGGAGGYGGGGLMAAYGRGGGYGGYGGAGSGAGAGYESGPGAGYDSGPGAGYGGPGGLYGSRTGYSGSGRYHPYGR; from the exons ATGGGTTCCAGAAAGAACGATTTCGGCGATGGAGCTAGCCCAGG AAAAATCTTCATTGGAGGTCTAGCGAAGGAGACAACATTAG AGCAATTTGTGAAGTACTTTGAGAAGTATGGTGAGATAATAGACTCAGTGATTATGAAGGATAGACATACTGGTAGACCTAGAGGTTTTGGGTTCATCACTTATGCAGATCCCTCTGTCGTTGACACTGTTATTGCTGAAACTCATATTATCAATGACAAACAA GTTGAGATCAAAAGAACCATTCCTAAAGGATCTGCTGAATCGAAggatttcaaaacaaagaaggtTTTTGTTGGCGGCATTCCTACTACTATGAATGAAG ATGAATTCAAGGGCTTCTTCTCCAAGTATGGTAAGGTGACCGACTGCGAGATCATACGGGACCATGTGTCTAAGCGGTCTCGAGGGTTTGGATTTATTGTGTTTGATGAGGAACAAGTAGTTGATAATTTGCTGTCTGAGGGAaatatgattgatatgttgGGTAACCAG GTTGAGATCAAGAAGGCAGAACCAAAGAAACCCTCAAACCCAGCATCTGGTCCTGCATATGGTAGTGAATCTAGGGGACGTGCATACAATGATAGTTATGGAGGCTTTGGCAATTCATATAGCAGTTTTGGCAGTGGCAGTTTTGGCCCTGCTTCTTATAGGTCTTCTGGAGGTATGAGTGGTAGGTTTGGTGACTATGGATATGGTGGTGGTGAATTCGGTGGTAGATATGGAGACTTTGGTGGAGGTGAATTTGGTAGCTATCGAGGAGATCCCTCACTGGGCTATTCTAGTCGCTATGGCTCTTATGGCGGCGGGTATGGTGGAGGTGCTGGTGGATATGGTGGCGGTGGACTAATGGCGGCATATGGCCGTGGAGGTGGTTATGGGGGCTATGGTGGCGCTGGCTCTGGCGCTGGCGCTGGTTATGAATCTGGCCCCGGTGCTGGTTATGACTCTGGCCCTGGCGCTGGTTATGGTGGACCAGGAGGTCTTTATGGAAGTAGGACAGGCTATAGTGGCAGCGGCCGTTACCATCCCTATGGCAGGTAG